The genomic segment gcagcatggataggtacctgggactttgatgttgtggccattttggagacatggatagaacagggtcaggaatggatgttgcaggttccagggtttagatctttcattaagatcaggaaaggtgggaaaagagggggaggtgtggctttgttagtcagggacagtataacggtggctgaaagaacttttgacgaggactcggcTACTGAactggtatgggctgaggtcagaaacaggagaggagaggtcacactgctgggagtttttttacaggcctccgcaaagttccaaggatgtggaggagaggattggtaAAACGATTCTggacaggagtgaaaggaacagggtggtcattatgggagactttaacttccctgacattgactggaattgctataactctagtacgtcagatggatcagtttttgtccaatgtgtgcaggacagtttcctgactcagtatgtcaaagggccgacaagaggggaggccacactggatctggtgcttggtaacgaaccaggccaggtgtttgatttagtggtggGTGAGCACTTTgaagagagtgaccataattcggttatgtttagtttagagatggaaagggatagaaaCATGCCAAAGAGCAAGAGTTATAGAtaggggaagggcaattataatgcgattaggcaagatttaggaggcACTGAAtagggtagcaaaatgcaggggatggggtcAATTGAAATGTgcagctggtttaaggaacagatattgtgtgtccttgatagctatgtccctgtcaggcagggagcaagtgataaggtaagggaaccgtggtttactaaagaaattgtatctcttgttaagcggaagagggaggcttatgtgacgttaAGACGAAATGGTTGAGATGaagcgatggagagttacagattagctaggaaggatttaaacagAGAGTTAAGAACAGCAAGGAGGAGACATGAGTAGACATTATCAGGTAGAATGAAGGAGAACattaaagctttctataggtatgtgaggaataagaaaatgactagggtaggaatagggccagtcaaagacagaagtgggaagttgtgtgtggaccctgtggagatcggagaggttctaaacgaatatttctaatctgttttcactcaggaaaaggagaatattgtagaggagaagactgagttatgggcttctagaattgaaaggattaaggttagtaaggaggaggtgttatcaattctagaaggtgtgaatgtagataaatcccctgggccggatgggttttttccgaggattctctgggaagctagggaggaggtggcagagcctttggccttggtctttgagtcctcattgtctacaggtttagtaccagaggactggaggattgcaaatgttgtgcccttgttcaagagggcagtagagatgcccaggtaattatagacctgtcagccttacgtctgttgtaggaaaagttttggaaaagattataagagataagatttatactCATCTAGCAAAccacaatttgattggagatagtcagcatggatttgtcaagggcaggtcgtgtctcacaaaccttactgagtcttttcagaaggtgaccaagcatatggatgagAGAGGGCAgctgacgtggtgtacatggacttcagtaaagcctttgataaggttccacatggtaggctattgaagaaaatacgaaggcatgggattgagggagatttagcagtttggattagaaactggctttttgtaacgagtggtgattgatggaaaatattcagcctggagtcaagtcactagtggtgtgcctcaaggatctgttttgggaccactgctgtttgtcatttttataaatggcttggatgcagacataagtggatgggttagtaagtttgcagatgacactaaagtctgtggagtggtggacagtgtggaaaaatgttgcaggttgcaggaagacttggataaactgcagaattggtctgaaaggtggcaagtggagttcaatgcagataaatgtgaggtgattcactttgggaagaataataggaaggctgaatactgggtcaatggaaagattcttggtagtgtggacgtgcagagggatcttggtgtccatgtacataggtccctgaaagttgccacccaggttgatagtgctgttaagaaggcttatggtgtgttaggttttattggtagagggattaagttccggagccgtgatgacatgctgcaactgtacaaaatgctagtgcggcctcactcgGAATATTGCATGCGGTTCTGGttgtcccattacaggaaggatgtggaagcattggaaaaggtgcagaggagatttaccaggatgttgcctggtctggagcgcaggatCTATGAAGAAAGTGTGAGGGACttgggacttttctcattggagagaagaaggctaagaggggatttaatagagacatacaagatgatcagaggattagatagggtggacagtgagagtctttttccaatgATGacgacgtcagcttgtacgagggggcatagctacaaattgaggggtgatagatttaagacagatgtcagaggcaggttctttactcagagagcggtaagggcgtggaatgccctgccagccaatgtagttaactcagccacattaggggcatttaaacagtccgtggataagcatacggataatgatgggatagtgcagggggatgggcttagattagttcacaggtcggcgcaacatcgctggccaaagggcctattctgcgctgtcatgttctatggtctatgttccttcattttgctgacagtgATGGcaagattgttgtctttacaccaatGCCACTAAGCAATCAATCTCTTTCCTGCATTCTGTCTCGTTATTTGAGATCGGTATATATATGATGGTCATGTCGTCATCAAACTTTTAAATGGAGTTGAAGTGGAATTTAGCCACACGGTTGAGAGTGTATAAGAAAGTAATAAGTTTCCACGAACAACTTAATTTTGGATATCACTGCCACCAAGTTTGATCCTGACTCTACACAAGATCCGGCCTACTGCACTTCTGCTCAGAGGTTCACTTAATAACAATAGAGGATAACAATggctcatcttcaccaaatgctATGGTGAATTTAACACCTCAACTGCTGCTCCCACGGTGATCAGGTGATTCCACAATTTGAAATCTGATACTTTTCTGTCTGATTTATCAGACTTTGTGTCTGCGATCTCTTATTGCAATGAAACTAAATGTCACTAAACGTCAGGAACACTGAAGCCACAGTCTTTGATCCCCACTACAAACACCATGCTAAATCATTATTTCATTCCCTTTTCCTTGTTCCGCCAAAGTCAAGCCAGGTTTGGGTATTGTATTAGGCTCCAGAATGAACTTCCAACCACATATTCACTCTATCGCCAAGACTATCTATTGCTACCTCAGCTACTTCACCTGAATTTAATGCAGATTTAGTCATCTCCTGCTGGAGTTCTCAACTATGTCTTTGTTACTGCTAGACTTCACACCTGACCTCCCATCTGCCACTGGTCATAAATTTATGCTCATCCAGAACTCTGTCACTGTATCTAAACTtacaccaagttccattcacctaCTGCCATGCTGCTTGTTTCCCTGTGTGTCAACAGTAGGAAAAATTCCtgtccttattttcaaatccctctatcCTCATGCCtctacctatccctgtaatctctaCTGGTCCCTACAAGGaataaagtgaatgaactgtAAGTATATGTCACTTCTGGTGGTATGGCATGGTTGTCATCACTGAATCATGGCTGCAAGATAGTCTGGGCTAGGAATTATAGCCTGGGCATGTAATATCTACAGAAGTGATTGGCAAGATGCTAGAGGACAAGAAGTGtcttaaaaaataaaataaaatatatataaaatagTGCAAACACTCAAAAAAATATAATGAGAGATAAGCAAGCAGTGGAGACTTTATGACTGACAAATAGAAAAGAGTTCATGACTGAAGTATAAGTTGTGTCTTGGCcttctggtagcatctgcaatACAGTAGGCTGTACAAAGGCTCAGACATAAAAATAGAGTGAAGGCATAGTAGCTTTCATTTTCACCTAGACTGGAATAAGTAGATTAGCATGTCAGAATTGTAGTGAATCTCATAACTGCATCTACAGAAATACATCTTTGAGAAAACACTGCGCAATATTAGATTCAATAAAACCAGACTTTAGTTAACAATCTAACAGCATACAAACATTTATCTAATGGCAATCAGAACGTGATTGAGTTCAACACAGTGTTCAAAGTGGAGAAATGAGAAATTGCTATTCAGATTCTAGATTTATACGACAGTCTTCAAAGGGATGAGTTTTAGTTATAAGTCAACCataataaacaaaacaaatcaaatctgctttttgtcaaatgttttaaGAGGTGGCAAGTCAGAAAACCAAGCAGCtgaattttctgatgaaagataGTCAGCATTGTGGATGGAAGGTTAATTGTTGAGACCTTCCTCTATTTAATATTATACTTTGAAAATGTGAGGTGAGAGCTGAAGGTCGGCTTTGGGCTGTGAGCAGCAGCCTTCTTTGTAAAGCAAAACAATAATTGACTGATGCTTGTATACAAGGCCTGGCCtaaaagttaattgcaggttgattcTTGTTAAAAAGTGCTCTACAGATGCTTGCACTCCAGAGAAGCATTACGCTCAAACGAATGCCACATGTTTGCCTAGTAACAGAAGCCTCACAGACAACGAGAAACCAAAGTTCAAACTGGTTTTGAACTGTATTTAAGTCGGAAGGATTTTGGCTACCACAGCTACAGGATGATTAGATTGCTGCTTGAATGTTGTCTCATACTGAAAGTTCAGGCAATAGAGTTTCAGTTatcagaacaaaaataaatattcCTCAAAGCTTACTGAAGGCTATGCGCATACATCAGCATCTTCAGAAATCAAGCAAGATACAATCTCATGAGCCCGTAATGTTCTAATTGTGGAGGCTGCTTAAATGAACTGGCCAGttacaactcttttttttttcttttttgatttATCTCTTAACTGTGTCTTTTTATCTTTGAGTGAGGGGCTGGAATCAAAGAAAATTAGTCTTAAAACACAGATATTAATTGGATTACATTGTGGCTTAAATTTGCTCTGATAAAGCTACTGTATTATTTAAAAATTGTGGCATGTTTTGTTTAAGCTTTAAACATGGTGTCTCAGTGTTGTGATTATTCAAAACATCTGGTTAGAAACCATTGGGGTCTACTGAGGTTCAGTGACTATTTTAATTTTCTGTGTTGTGGATACAGGGATAGGGATGATTTGGCTGGGTGTCTCTGTGTCATAACATAATATTACATAGAAATCAACAGATGAAGTGAATGGGTTAAACTGTGTCAAACGCATTTCAACTTGGCAAGCAAATATGAAACCATCCACCATGGGCCAAAACAAAAAGAGGTCAAGGAACAGTACTTACTGAAATACTAAAAAGCTAGAGATAGTACAGATCAAAATAGCTTTGGGAAATTCAGGTCCATAAATTATTGAAGTTTCACGAACAGGTACAGAACATAATCATAAAGTTGAATGGAATGCTGGCTTCTGTATGCAGaggattaaaatgcaaattggcagatggaacactTTTGCAACGAAAAGGACAAATCCTTCTCCTATCTAGCTTCATACTGAAAACTACTGGGCACAAGTAGCTCGGATGCTTATCTTCCCCACAGAAACATGCTAAATGGAAGATCAGGCTAAATTAGATACGTCACCAGCCAGGTGACAGAGGAGACACACCGAAAGAACAAGCCTGCTTCCTGGTGGGATCCAACCAGTACATTTGAAACATTACAATATGAGAAGACAGAACGACAAGTTAACTAACATGTACGTACATTTtatatttaattttgattttttttaaaaaccaaagaactcgaaatattttaaattttcactAACATGATTTTGTTCCTTACAATTCACCTATGCCCAATCTGATGTTGCAGACTTATCTTCAACTGCACTTGCTCTAGGTCAAGAAATTAAGTAGTGCAATTAGAGGCTTTACCTGCAGCTTTGGGGGTTGAGAAGTTACATTCCCTGTCCAGGGTCCCTCCTTGGGAGGATTTCAAAGGCATATGAACCCTCCTGGAATGAGAAGCCAGGCTGAGTTCCAGATATGCACGATGACTATTCATTCTCTAAATGAGCATTCCGCAATGGATTTGCCAAAACGTCCTGTGATATACACTTACCGCCTTACTGAGATCATGAGGTAAATAGGCCCAGTAGGGATTGAACTGGATGCAGTAATCTTTTGTATTTCCATGTTCCTTATCAGATAGGACGTGGACCATTCCATACTCAGTCACCACCTGCATATTTCAGGGTAAAGTGCATCAGCAAAGCAACTCCAGAATGTATAAACAATGCCAGCCCACGTATGTCTCAAACCCACAAATAACTCAGTTCCTGAATTAACGCACTACATTTTGCGCAAGATGACTAACTGCACAATTACGCTCTTCATTTCCATTTTGATCATTGTTAATGATTTAATTCACTGTCAACAATACTGAGATAAAAGTTTCCTTGATCCAAGAGAAGAGAATATTCTACCACAAATGACGCATTTGAACCATGCATTGGAATTAACAGCCGGTTCAAGGGACTGTTTTTTGAAGGCCAGTGATTGCAATGACACATACTCTGCCCCACTCAGTGATGCAGGGAGAGGAGTAAGGGGTTAGGACATGAAGAAAAGTGCCCCAAGGGGGGGAAACATGGGGACTGTTGGAGGGGAGAGAAAGGGTTTGCGAGGATTAGGATGACAGGGAGAATTCGGATAGTAGTTGGAGCCAATAGAGGATGGTCTATAGTTAAAGGGGAATGGGGGAATAGCAGAGAAGTGTGGGGGTGTTTGTGGGAGGATTGGGGAGATTGCGGGGGATTTGGGGAGATTGAGCAGTGAGAACAATTGAGGGGCAAGGGATGGGGGATAGCGGGGGATGCAGGGATTGCAGAGGAGAATGGGGGAATAGCAGGGTGTGTGGGGTTTTGCAGAGAGGATGGGGAGACTGcggtggggtgtgggggagtggggagacTGCAGGGTTGGAGTATGGTGATGTTGTGGGGGACAGGATGGGGTGATTGGATGGTGAGGATTGTGAAGGAAGGTGTATGGGGAATAGTGGGGGGGGAGCAGATTGGGTAGAAAGGAAAGAGGGAGATGCAGAGCTGGCCTGGGGCTGAGGGTGACAGGTGTCTAGTCGGGTCCTGGGACTTGGGGGACGGGGAGAAGGAATGGGGTGCCGGCCCGGCCCCCGGGCTGATACCTGACTGAGCTGAAGGACGAACAGCAGCAGCCTCACTCCCAGCGCCATCTTTCGGATGAGGTTCGGACCCCTCCAGAGACCACAATGGTAGCGTCCACTCAGGGTCCGAACAATCCAAACACACAAAAATAGGGGGAGCCTATTTTGAGGAAAGCCGGCGGCGAACGGCCGATTAACTTCGGTTTTGACTGGAGACCCAGAAGCGGCCGGTGCCGAGGGGAGGGACCCCTGACGGTGAGGGGCGGGGCAATGGGGCGGAGACAGCCGGAACTCGGGTCGGCTGCCGAGGTTAAAGGTCATGGGGTTGTGGGGTTAGAGGTCGTGGCCGTGATGATggcggtgagtgtgtgtgtgcggtctTTGCTGGTGGCTGAGTTTTAAAATCTCGGGGGTTGTGTTTGGGGAAAAGAAGGCCTGTTAATGGCCCACTGGAGCCTCCGGTTACATTTATTATCTAATTCTTTCCTTGGGCCTATGAAAGTGGAACACCGGTTTTGttataacccccccccccccccccccaatttggCGGTTTGTTCGTGGCCGTGTCAGAATCTCTGAGTGGGACCAGGTCGATTTAGCTGTCACGGAAACCTTGCGGGCTATCGGAGGCTCGGGTACCGATCACGAGAAGCTCGGATTGCAAGAATCGGGTTCTaactttctttgtttttgtttctttgaatTCAGGATAAGGAGAAGAAAAAGAAGGAGAGTATTCTCGACCTCTCCAAGTACATAGACAAAACAATCCGTGTGAAATTTCAAGGTGGACGAGAaggtgcagttttttaaaatttcgtCTATATATGTTACGTAAGGTTGACTTTTACCAGACTACAACAGCTGTAGTCTTTCCCCAACCAAAATAGGCAGGCTGTTTGGACAAACGTGGTTGAGTTTGGGAAAGGCTTAGGGGctaggagcaggtaggtgggactggtTTTAGTTTGGAATTGTAGTCCACATGGACTGCCTGGaccgaatggtctctttctgtgatTGGGAAAGATAAAAGAACTGTGATACAAATTGTATCAAACCAATAAAAAGTCAGTATAAACCACATCTTATTCCTTTAGGAGTAGTGCTGTAAGTATTGTTTTACTACTTAGTTTAAGCTGGTCAGAGGCTCCTGTAAATTCTTCAATTTGGTTAAAAAGCTGCTGAGGTCAACTTCAAAATGACTAGAATCTCTAACAATAATCTTTCACCTTCAAGACAATGAATTGGGAAATGATGTAGATACTACACTTACTGAAGAATTGTTTTAGTTCTTTGCTGTTAAATTCATAAGGTAAAATGACTTCAACTGAGAATTTGAAGCTTTACTGTTTCAGAACAGTTTCATTGGTTGTTACTGAAGTCTGCTTTGGGAAAGTTTGGGTGTTGAAGGGGAAAACAGTAAAAGATCTTGTGTATTTTGAGGTAATGTATGTTTTGACTCTTGTATAGTGTCTGATGTTGTAGTTCACTTGAAATTTGGTGAAAtgtgtttggtttttttttgacagCTAGTGGGATTCTGAAAGGATTTGACCCACTCCTCAATCTTGTATTGGATGGAACAATAGAGTATGTGAGAGGTAAGCCCCAAAGATGTTCCTAGTTTTTATAACTTGATGGACAATCTATGAAACAAAAATTGTGAAGTGTATTCTAGACTAcaaaagtgtagagttggatggacacagcaggatccgaggagcaggaaggctgacattttgggcccagcatctgcagttcctactatctctgtctgtAAAGTGACTTCCAgtttttctgatttgaaaaacaTTGTATGACttttgattttagtttttttttgcatagcTCCTCTTCTCTTTATCATCTTCCCTTCTAAACACTTTTGTATGCAGCTTAATTTTCAGCTGTATTTTCTACCTGCTAGTTACcataaacactttttttttctgttttttttatccaAAGAGCTCTGGATTtttcttttgctgtatttttgTGAGGAAATATACATTGTGCCAGAacccttttttttttgttttaatctatCTTTTGGAAGGCATCTTATTGCACATGTAATCTTTCACTCTGCCCTTTTGATCCAGACTAACAAGAACAAGTCTGTTCTTGCCCCATTAAAGTCTGCTCTGTCTAATTATCCTTAGTTTGCTTTGTCTCTTGTTGCCACGGTCCTCCCAAATTTcatgatacaatgatcactgtaCCTTTTTTTAAAGGTTACCCTACTGATACTACTTCCTAAGAAGTAAGTCCAGCAGTGCTTTCTTTTTTAACTTGTTGCATTGATGTACTGCTGTTGGAAATTCTTTTAAATGCATTCCAAGAATGTATGTTTGTTTGCTTTTCTCTTTTTCCTAACTACCACTATTCCAACTTCAATTGGAGTAATTGAAATCTCCCACATACTCTTTGCTTGCATTATTCTGTAATTTCCTTACTGATTTGTTCCTCTACATCCCTATTACTAACTGGTGGCCTGTAAACTACACCCAGCAATATAATGGACT from the Stegostoma tigrinum isolate sSteTig4 chromosome 30, sSteTig4.hap1, whole genome shotgun sequence genome contains:
- the lsm7 gene encoding U6 snRNA-associated Sm-like protein LSm7, which produces MMADKEKKKKESILDLSKYIDKTIRVKFQGGREASGILKGFDPLLNLVLDGTIEYVRDPDDQYKLTEDTRQLGLVVCRGTSVVLICPQDGMEAIPNPFIQQQDG